CCAGGTAAAGACGTACGGTGTGTCTGCGGCCGACTCACGGCTCGCCTCGAAAAGCGGGGGTTGGTCGTGAAGTGCCACCGTTGCGGCGAATTGGTGGTGATTTCCCTCGCCGATCTCAAGGCACAACTCAGCCAAGCGACTCAGTAGCGAATCCGAAAGGTGGATCCTGTCGTGTTTCAGGCGCAATTCTGTCTGCGTCTGAAACGTGTGAGGCGCGCTCCCGTGGTCGGGCGCGCGCCTCGCGGAGAAGGCTCAAGCTTTCGTCCCGCTCAATGGAACTCGAACTTGAGTGATCCGATGGCCGTAAACGGCGCGCCGGTGTAGACGATCTCGCGGAAGTTCTGCGCGCCGCTGAAGTAGCGGTGGTCGAGCACATTGGTGAAATTGATTGCGGCAAGCAGGTTGGTCTTGTTGAACACTTCTTGCTTGCGATAGTAGAGCGCGGCGTCCATCCGGACATACCCGGCCAGTTCGAACGGCGCCTGGCAATTGGCGGGATCCTGACATTGGAAAATCCCGTTCCGTTTGCCTTGCGCGTACATACCGATACCGGCGCCGAACCCCTGCGCGATGCCTTCCTGGAAGAAGTAGGTGGTCCACAAGCTGCCCTGATGTAGCGCGCTGTTCGGAGCACGGCTGCCTTCAGCGAAGAGCAGATCTTTCGTTACACGCGTGTCGATGTAGGCATAGTTTGCGATGATGTCCCACCCGGGCAGGATCTGTCCCGCGATGTCGAATTCCACACCCTTGCTGCGCTGTTCTCCCGTCGCAACGGAGAAGAAAAACCCGTTGAACGGATCGGCCGTCAGCACATTCTTTTTCTTAATGTCGAACAGGGCGACCGTGGATCGTAATTTCCCTCCGAAGGCCTGGTACTTGATACCGCCTTCATAGGATTTGCCGCGTTCGGGGTTGAAGAGGGTGCCGTTGATGCTTCGCGACCCGGCGCTCTGGGGAGCGAACGATTCCGTGTAGTTGGCAAACAGCGTGATGGGTTTCACCGGTTGATAGGCGATGCCGACCGACGGGCTGAAGGCCGTATCGGTTTGGTTGTTTTGGCCCCTGGTGGCGGTGAAATCGTCCGGATGATTCGTGATGGTTTGATCGAAGAGGTCGAACCGGCCGCCAAAGTGCATGTGCAGGTTGTCCAGCAAATCGACCTGGTCGCCGAAGTACGCGCCCAGGATGTTGTTTTGTGTGCTGGCATCGCTGAATTTCGTGAGGGTCGGATTCAGAAACAGCCGATCGTTCGTATTGAAGATGTTGATATAGCTGAACGCTCCAGGCGTGCTCGTGTCGCCGCCGAAATCTCCCGAGGCCGTGGCGGCTGAGTTTTCCCGGCCGAGTTCGATACCGATGATCGTTTTGTGTTTGATCGAGCCGGTCGTGAAATTGCCGTGGAGTTCGTTCTGTAAGTAGTGGCTCTGGACCGTCGTCGGAAGCTCGTACCGAGCCAGATTCAAAATGCCGTCGCTCTCGGCTCCCACCAGGAAGTTGGATTCAAGGCTTGAGTAGCGGCCGCTGGTGACGGCGGTTCGGAAGGCGGTCCGCCACCGGAATAGGCTACTGATGTCGTGCCACAGGGTGATTGTGGCCTTCCCGTGATGGGTCTCCAGTTTGCGGGATGGATCGCCCAGAAAGCTGGAGACCGGAATTGGGGCGACTCCGTTGCCGAAGGCGACGAGGCCTCGGTCAATCGGGGCTCTGTCGTACATATATTCGGCTTCGAAACGTAAGTTCGTGCGTGAACTCATCTCCCACCCGAAGGTCGGCGCGAGGAAGATGCGTTCGGTGTTGACGCCGTCGCGATAACTCCCCCCAGACTCGTACATGCCGTTGAAGCGATAGGTGAGGGTTTTGCTTTCGTTGAGTGCTCCGCCCATGTCGATCTGCGGACGATACAACCCGTAACTTCCGATAATCATTTCCGCGGAATAATATTGATCCTTCAGGGGCGCCTTCGTGACTTGGTTGATGACACCGCCCGGATCGGAACGGCCATAGAGGTACGACGGCGGACCTTTGACGACTTCCACGCTCTCGATATTGATAATGTCGCGTTGCGCGCGGGCGCTGAAGTTGCTGTCGTCGCGGAATCCGTTCTTGAACACGTTGAGTTCCGATGCAAACCCGCGGATCATGAAGGTGCCGCCTTGACCGCCCTGTGTACTAGACTGGGAGACACCGCTGACGTTTCGGAGGGCTTCGCTGAAACGAATCACTTTTTGATCATCCAGGACTTGCCGGGTGACCACTTCGACTGAGCGCGGGGTGTCATGGATCGGCGCGGGGATGCGTGTGGCCGTCGAGGACTCGTCCACCGTATATCCCCGATCTTCGACTTCCTTCACCACGATTTCTGGCACTTTCACAGGCTTCGCTGATCGAGGGACCTCCGTATTCGGATTGCGCGGTTCCGGTGCAGTCGACTGTGCAAGTGGTGATGCCGCTGGGAGCACTGCGGAGGCCGGTTCGAGCGTCATGGTGCGGGGCTCGGTGAGCCGGTAACTGAGCCCTGTCCCGGCAAGCATGAGCGCGAGCGCATCTTCTGGTGTGTGACGACCGGAGACCCCGTTCGTGGTCTTGCCTTCCGCCATCTCCGCGGGAACCAACAGACGATAGTTCGCCTGATCGGCAAATGCGGTAATGGCCGAACCAAGCGGTTGCGGCGGAATATTGAACTCCGCCCCCTCCGAGGGCTCGCCGCCCGGCGAGGCTTGTGCGAGTAGAAACACCTGTGGCTCATACGTGGTCAGCCGGTCGTTACCGGCCTCAGCCAGGGCGGCGGCCGACTGAAGCAACACGGCCGACACCGCGGCGATGATGATGTGCCATGAAAGCTGCATGATTCCCCCTGTTCTTGTCTCCATGAAGCCAGAAAAAATTTAGACGGAGGCGTGACGATTGCGGACCGGCGCTCCATAGGTAAAGACGGACAGGGCCGAAAACTTTGCAGTACAAAAATGCGGTTTGTGTGAAAAATCTTACGAGGCGGTCCTGGAAAGAGACGGAGTACGTCGGGAGCGTTCGTCTAGTGCAGCAACACCAGGTAGGGACCGAGGCTGGTTTCGTGAATGCGTAGGGTCCGTTGGATCATCCGTAGCGCCGCATCGGGGTCGGTGAGGTCGAACACCCCGGTGACGTTTAGTGTGCGTAGGGACGGATTCAGAATCAGGATTCGGCCGGCACGGTATCGATTGAGTTCCTCCACCACGGTTCCAAGGGATTGGTCCTCGACGATCAGCTTGCCGCGTTGCCAGGCCAGGATCTGGTTCGAATCGACCTCCTGCGCCGGGCTCCATCCTCCTTCTTCGGAATAGGAAACCTGCTGGCCTTCGTGCAGGACTAACGGCGTGCGCGTGCCAGTGAGAGACGTGGAGACCTGAACGGCGTGTTCCGATACGGTCACGGTGACGGAATGGGGGTGCAGGTGGACCACGAATTGGGTGCCCAAGGCGCGCGTGCTGACGTCGCCGCTGTGAACCATGAAGGGGCGGCCTCGGTCGGGTGTCACCGTAAACGCAGCTTCTCCCGTGAGGAGGCGAATCTCTCGCCGTTCCGGGGAGAATGCCACGTTAAGCGCCGTGTCAGTATTCAACATGACGCGACTGCCGTCCTGAAGCACGATCTGTTCTTGCTGCCCGACTCCCGTTCGATGATGGGCAGTCTGGAGGCGGTATTGATTAAGGAGAGGTTCCCAGATGAACCACCCTGTTGCGAGAACGAAGCAGGCAACAAGACTCCATCGTCGGAGTCGCGGCCACCATCGATGACGATGGAGACGGGCAGGCCGGGTGGCTTGGCCTGGCGAACGCTGTGCCGCGCCTGCATGACCGATGTCTTTCCATAAGGCCTCGGCGTTGCGGAAGGCGAGTTGGTGAGCAGGGCTCAGGGCTTGCCAGGCTTCACAGGCCCGGCGATCTCGGTCGGAGGCATGCCCGGTGTGAAGGCGTACAACCCATTCCAGGGCCTCGTCTTCGAGCGATGATGCGGATTGTGGGGAAATGGCGTCGGACATCCATCCATCCGTCGCACACTCTCTGGGCGGCACTGTGCCCAAACGTGGAGCGCGCGTCTACTGTATAAGACGGATGGTCACGAGCTTTCAACAATCACGAACGTGTGTACACTTCGTCCACATCAAGACGAGAGCGACAATGCTTCAGCGCCTGGATGACATATTTCGCGACCATACTTTCCGATACTCCAAGTTCCTCCGCGATCTCCTTGTGGGTTTTCCCATCTAAACGATTCATCAACAGGGCGCTTCGGCACTTAGGGGAGAGTTCCCCGATCGCGCTTTCCAGTCGGACGAGTCGCTGTTTCGCGTCCAAGGCATCCTCTGCCGAAGGCGCAAGGCTGGCGGTATTCTCGGGTGGTGGATCGGCGCTTAACGCTTCCCGGCGAATACGGATTTTTCGGAGATTGTCGACGGCGAGGTTTGCGGCCACTCGGAAGAGGAAGGCTCGCGGGTTCTGCACGTCGATGGTCGGACGCATGCGTACGAGGTGCATATAGGTTTCTTGCGTGCAATCGGCGGCCAGTTCCCGGCACCCGAGCTTGTGAGTAAAGAACCTCAGCAAGTCATCATGGTGCTGTTCGAAGGCCGACAGGCACGGGATTGTCTGTTCGTGGTGCATGGGTAATATCCTATTCCAGGCGATAGCCGATGGGGATGTGGACGACGACATAGGGTTGACCGAGTGGATATTTCAATGAGACCGGAGAGGCGCGTTCCAGCAGGGCGATGGCATCCAAATCCAAGATTTCATGGCCGGACGGCTCGACGACGGCAATGTCGCTCAGTCGTCCGTCGTCGTGTACGCGCG
The Nitrospira defluvii DNA segment above includes these coding regions:
- a CDS encoding TonB-dependent siderophore receptor, translating into MQLSWHIIIAAVSAVLLQSAAALAEAGNDRLTTYEPQVFLLAQASPGGEPSEGAEFNIPPQPLGSAITAFADQANYRLLVPAEMAEGKTTNGVSGRHTPEDALALMLAGTGLSYRLTEPRTMTLEPASAVLPAASPLAQSTAPEPRNPNTEVPRSAKPVKVPEIVVKEVEDRGYTVDESSTATRIPAPIHDTPRSVEVVTRQVLDDQKVIRFSEALRNVSGVSQSSTQGGQGGTFMIRGFASELNVFKNGFRDDSNFSARAQRDIINIESVEVVKGPPSYLYGRSDPGGVINQVTKAPLKDQYYSAEMIIGSYGLYRPQIDMGGALNESKTLTYRFNGMYESGGSYRDGVNTERIFLAPTFGWEMSSRTNLRFEAEYMYDRAPIDRGLVAFGNGVAPIPVSSFLGDPSRKLETHHGKATITLWHDISSLFRWRTAFRTAVTSGRYSSLESNFLVGAESDGILNLARYELPTTVQSHYLQNELHGNFTTGSIKHKTIIGIELGRENSAATASGDFGGDTSTPGAFSYINIFNTNDRLFLNPTLTKFSDASTQNNILGAYFGDQVDLLDNLHMHFGGRFDLFDQTITNHPDDFTATRGQNNQTDTAFSPSVGIAYQPVKPITLFANYTESFAPQSAGSRSINGTLFNPERGKSYEGGIKYQAFGGKLRSTVALFDIKKKNVLTADPFNGFFFSVATGEQRSKGVEFDIAGQILPGWDIIANYAYIDTRVTKDLLFAEGSRAPNSALHQGSLWTTYFFQEGIAQGFGAGIGMYAQGKRNGIFQCQDPANCQAPFELAGYVRMDAALYYRKQEVFNKTNLLAAINFTNVLDHRYFSGAQNFREIVYTGAPFTAIGSLKFEFH
- a CDS encoding FecR family protein; amino-acid sequence: MSDAISPQSASSLEDEALEWVVRLHTGHASDRDRRACEAWQALSPAHQLAFRNAEALWKDIGHAGAAQRSPGQATRPARLHRHRWWPRLRRWSLVACFVLATGWFIWEPLLNQYRLQTAHHRTGVGQQEQIVLQDGSRVMLNTDTALNVAFSPERREIRLLTGEAAFTVTPDRGRPFMVHSGDVSTRALGTQFVVHLHPHSVTVTVSEHAVQVSTSLTGTRTPLVLHEGQQVSYSEEGGWSPAQEVDSNQILAWQRGKLIVEDQSLGTVVEELNRYRAGRILILNPSLRTLNVTGVFDLTDPDAALRMIQRTLRIHETSLGPYLVLLH
- a CDS encoding RNA polymerase sigma factor codes for the protein MHHEQTIPCLSAFEQHHDDLLRFFTHKLGCRELAADCTQETYMHLVRMRPTIDVQNPRAFLFRVAANLAVDNLRKIRIRREALSADPPPENTASLAPSAEDALDAKQRLVRLESAIGELSPKCRSALLMNRLDGKTHKEIAEELGVSESMVAKYVIQALKHCRSRLDVDEVYTRS